One genomic region from Bradyrhizobium icense encodes:
- a CDS encoding GntR family transcriptional regulator — translation MPALSREEEQAEVIRRLEEDIIFGRFAPGSRLVEDTLMQRYGASRHFVRQALFQMERQGIVLREKNIGATVRFYSAEEVRQIYEVREMLTRQAALMIALPAPASLIEQLNELQRQYCARADAEDLRGIHETNDAFHVALFSACDNPYLVRLLQDYMNLTLPMRAKNLADRDGLALSRRQHELMIELLKGRDSWALAQLCVDHMQFSKSDYLGRIAEDEGKR, via the coding sequence ATGCCTGCCCTCTCACGCGAGGAGGAACAGGCGGAAGTCATCCGCCGGCTGGAAGAGGACATCATCTTCGGCCGCTTCGCGCCGGGCTCGCGGCTGGTCGAGGACACGCTAATGCAGCGCTACGGCGCCAGCCGGCATTTCGTCCGCCAGGCGCTATTTCAAATGGAACGCCAGGGCATCGTGCTGCGCGAGAAAAACATTGGCGCCACGGTGCGGTTCTATTCGGCCGAGGAGGTGCGCCAGATCTACGAGGTGCGGGAAATGCTGACGCGGCAGGCGGCGCTGATGATTGCGCTGCCCGCCCCCGCCAGCCTGATCGAGCAATTGAACGAGCTCCAGCGGCAATATTGCGCCAGGGCCGACGCAGAGGATTTGCGCGGCATTCACGAGACCAACGACGCGTTCCACGTCGCGCTGTTCTCGGCTTGCGACAACCCCTATCTGGTTCGCTTGCTGCAGGACTACATGAACCTGACGCTGCCGATGCGCGCCAAGAATCTGGCCGACCGGGACGGGCTGGCGCTATCGCGCCGCCAGCATGAACTCATGATTGAACTCTTGAAGGGCCGCGATAGCTGGGCGCTGGCGCAGCTCTGCGTCGATCATATGCAGTTCAGCAAGTCGGATTATCTCGGGCGCATCGCCGAGGATGAAGGCAAGCGCTAG